One window from the genome of Bacillus weihaiensis encodes:
- the argH gene encoding argininosuccinate lyase, producing the protein MKKLWGGRFQKTPEQWVDEFGASIHFDQELVEEDLTGSLAHVEMLGKCGIISQEEAELITKGLKTLLQKAQNNELSFSVAYEDIHLNIEKLLIDEIGPVGGKLHTGRSRNDQVATDMHLYLRKHVQTIIELIKGLQATLLTKAEEHVETILPGYTHLQRAQPISFAHHLMAYYWMLDRDKQRFQESQKRINLSPLGSAALAGTTFPIDRAFTADKLQFEGMYENSLDGVSDRDFIIEFLSNSSLTMMHLSRLCEEIILWCSQEFQFIELDDTYATGSSIMPQKKNPDMAELIRGKTGRVYGNLMSLLTILKGLPLAYNKDLQEDKEGMFDTVKTMEGSLQIFIGMMETLKVNKEKMEQATKEDFSNATELADYLSTKGMPFRDAHEVVGTLVYQCITSGIYLKDLPFEEYKKASHLFEEDVYEVINPYEAVRKRMSAGGTGFDVVRQAIEKAKENLN; encoded by the coding sequence ATGAAAAAACTTTGGGGTGGAAGATTCCAAAAAACCCCTGAGCAGTGGGTGGATGAATTTGGAGCATCCATCCACTTTGATCAGGAATTAGTGGAAGAAGATCTTACTGGTAGTTTAGCTCATGTTGAAATGCTTGGGAAATGTGGCATCATCTCACAAGAGGAAGCTGAACTCATTACCAAAGGCTTAAAAACTCTCTTACAAAAAGCACAAAATAATGAACTCTCCTTCTCAGTAGCATATGAAGACATTCATTTAAATATTGAAAAGCTACTTATTGATGAAATAGGACCTGTTGGTGGAAAGTTACATACAGGTAGAAGTAGAAATGATCAGGTAGCAACGGATATGCATTTATATTTGCGGAAGCATGTTCAAACGATCATTGAATTAATAAAAGGACTGCAAGCAACTCTATTAACAAAAGCAGAAGAACATGTGGAAACTATTTTACCTGGATACACACATCTCCAACGCGCGCAACCCATTTCATTTGCTCATCATTTAATGGCATATTATTGGATGTTAGATCGAGATAAACAAAGGTTTCAAGAGTCTCAGAAGAGAATTAATCTTTCTCCTTTAGGAAGTGCCGCTCTTGCTGGGACGACATTTCCTATTGATCGTGCTTTTACTGCCGACAAATTACAGTTTGAAGGAATGTATGAAAATAGCCTGGACGGTGTTAGTGATCGTGATTTCATCATTGAATTTTTAAGCAACAGCTCCTTAACAATGATGCATTTATCACGTCTTTGCGAAGAAATTATTTTGTGGTGTTCTCAAGAGTTTCAATTTATTGAACTGGATGATACGTATGCAACAGGAAGTAGTATCATGCCACAAAAGAAAAATCCAGACATGGCTGAGCTCATTAGGGGTAAAACGGGTAGAGTTTATGGGAACTTAATGTCTCTACTAACGATTTTAAAAGGGCTACCTTTAGCTTACAATAAAGATCTTCAAGAAGATAAAGAAGGTATGTTTGATACGGTGAAAACAATGGAGGGAAGTCTTCAGATTTTCATAGGCATGATGGAAACCTTAAAGGTAAACAAGGAAAAAATGGAACAGGCTACGAAAGAAGACTTTTCTAACGCAACTGAGCTTGCCGATTACCTATCAACAAAAGGTATGCCTTTTAGAGATGCACATGAGGTAGTAGGAACACTTGTTTACCAATGTATCACCTCAGGTATTTATTTAAAGGATCTACCTTTTGAAGAATATAAGAAAGCATCACATTTATTTGAAGAGGATGTATATGAAGTCATTAATCCATATGAGGCCGTCAGAAAAAGGATGAGTGCTGGTGGAACCGGATTTGACGTTGTGAGACAAGCGATAGAAAAAGCGAAGGAAAACTTAAATTAA
- a CDS encoding SDR family oxidoreductase: MRRHALITAGAKGLGKKVTEEFLNKGYSVTVNYRKDSHAIEEFKDSFSHMNDCLLFIKGDVTQKEDLTRMIDVTMERFGRIDCLINNAGPYIFDRKKLADYTDDEWYQMIEGNLSSVFHLFKKVVPIMRAQQFGRIITYGFQGAESSPGWLHRSAFGAAKVGLVSLTKSISIEEAENGITANMISPGIIVGEMKEATIEESRLIPDSQTPIGRSGTGEDIARMISFICDENSDMITGSVIEVTGGANVIHRFQK; the protein is encoded by the coding sequence GTGCGACGACATGCCCTGATAACGGCTGGTGCAAAAGGGTTAGGAAAAAAAGTAACAGAAGAATTTCTAAATAAGGGATATTCCGTTACAGTGAATTATCGTAAAGATTCTCATGCAATTGAAGAATTTAAAGATTCATTTTCACATATGAATGATTGTTTATTGTTTATTAAAGGTGATGTAACACAAAAAGAAGATTTAACTAGAATGATTGATGTGACAATGGAGCGCTTTGGCCGAATTGACTGTCTCATTAATAACGCGGGTCCTTACATATTCGACCGAAAAAAATTGGCTGATTATACAGATGATGAATGGTATCAGATGATAGAAGGTAACTTAAGTTCTGTTTTCCATCTCTTTAAAAAGGTCGTTCCCATTATGAGAGCCCAACAATTCGGTAGAATTATTACATATGGATTTCAAGGGGCTGAATCTTCTCCTGGTTGGCTTCACCGTTCTGCTTTTGGTGCAGCAAAAGTCGGTCTTGTTTCTTTAACAAAATCAATTAGTATCGAGGAAGCAGAAAACGGTATTACAGCTAACATGATTTCCCCTGGAATCATTGTTGGGGAAATGAAAGAAGCAACAATTGAAGAGTCGCGCCTTATACCTGATTCACAAACCCCTATTGGAAGATCTGGGACAGGAGAGGACATTGCACGAATGATTTCTTTTATCTGTGATGAAAATTCTGACATGATTACGGGTTCTGTTATTGAAGTAACAGGTGGAGCAAATGTTATCCACCGTTTTCAAAAATAA
- the ald gene encoding alanine dehydrogenase, translating to MKIGVPAEIKNNENRVAMTPAGAFHLVKSGHEVYIEKNAGVGSGFSDEQYAKAGAQIVATPEQAWAMDLVMKVKEPIKEEYHYFREDLLLFTYLHLAPEPELTKALMDKKVIAIAYETVQLPDGSLPLLTPMSEVAGRMASQIGAQFLEKPRGGKGILLAGVPGTQRGKVTIIGGGVAGTNAAKIAIGLGGDVTILDVNPERLRQVDDLFGHSISTLISNPLTISEAVHQSDLVIGAVLIPGARAPKLVSEEDVKSMSKGSVIVDIAIDQGGIFATTDKITTHDNPTYEKHGVLHYAVANMPGAVPRTSTIALTNVTVPYAVQLANKGYKKACLENEALLKGINTIGGYVTYEAVADAQGLTYSDARTFLLGI from the coding sequence ATGAAGATTGGCGTACCGGCTGAGATAAAGAATAATGAAAATCGGGTAGCAATGACTCCTGCGGGTGCATTTCATCTCGTGAAATCAGGTCATGAAGTATACATTGAAAAAAATGCAGGGGTAGGCTCTGGTTTTTCAGACGAGCAGTATGCAAAAGCGGGGGCGCAAATTGTAGCGACTCCAGAACAAGCGTGGGCAATGGATCTAGTAATGAAGGTTAAAGAACCCATTAAGGAAGAGTATCACTATTTTAGAGAAGATTTACTCTTGTTTACGTATTTGCATTTGGCGCCAGAGCCAGAATTAACCAAGGCGTTAATGGATAAAAAGGTAATAGCGATAGCCTATGAGACGGTTCAACTCCCAGATGGTTCACTGCCACTCCTTACTCCAATGAGTGAGGTAGCTGGAAGAATGGCTTCCCAAATAGGGGCACAGTTCCTAGAAAAGCCACGTGGTGGAAAAGGTATTCTCCTAGCTGGTGTACCAGGCACGCAGAGAGGCAAGGTGACGATTATTGGTGGAGGTGTAGCAGGGACTAACGCAGCTAAGATTGCGATTGGTTTAGGAGGAGATGTAACAATACTAGATGTTAACCCTGAGCGACTGAGACAAGTAGATGATTTGTTTGGTCATTCTATTTCTACCCTCATCTCTAACCCTCTTACAATCTCAGAAGCTGTGCACCAATCAGACTTAGTGATTGGTGCAGTCCTCATACCTGGTGCAAGAGCACCTAAATTAGTATCTGAAGAGGATGTTAAATCCATGTCTAAAGGATCTGTTATTGTGGATATTGCGATTGATCAAGGTGGGATTTTTGCTACTACAGATAAAATAACAACACATGACAATCCAACCTACGAAAAACATGGGGTTCTTCATTACGCAGTAGCAAATATGCCAGGCGCTGTGCCAAGAACATCCACAATTGCACTCACAAATGTAACGGTCCCTTATGCCGTTCAACTTGCAAATAAAGGGTACAAGAAAGCATGTTTAGAAAATGAAGCTTTATTAAAAGGAATTAATACCATTGGTGGCTATGTAACTTATGAAGCTGTAGCTGATGCGCAAGGATTGACCTATTCTGATGCAAGAACGTTTTTACTTGGAATATGA
- a CDS encoding metal-dependent hydrolase produces MDISFHGHSVVQIRTSSNKKIIIDPFINGNNQTDLEVENIEVDVIILTHGHNDHVGDTVEIAKKNNALVIAPYELAVYIGNKGINYHPMNIGGSYQFDFGTVKLTQAFHGSSYQDEEGTVIYTGMPSGVLFTSDDKTIYHAGDTALFSDMKMIGELHPIDLAFLPIGDNLTMGPEDAKIAANWLHAKRVVPIHYDTFDFIKQDPNHFVSMLPEGVGLALKAGEKITL; encoded by the coding sequence ATGGACATTTCATTTCATGGACACTCTGTTGTTCAGATACGAACTTCTTCTAATAAGAAAATCATAATTGATCCTTTTATTAATGGGAATAATCAGACGGATCTAGAGGTTGAGAACATAGAGGTGGATGTGATTATCTTAACACATGGTCATAATGATCATGTAGGAGATACGGTTGAGATTGCAAAGAAGAATAATGCGCTAGTGATTGCTCCGTATGAATTAGCAGTTTACATAGGAAATAAAGGAATCAACTATCATCCAATGAATATAGGTGGATCCTATCAATTTGATTTTGGAACGGTTAAACTAACACAAGCATTTCATGGATCTAGTTATCAAGATGAGGAAGGAACTGTTATTTATACGGGAATGCCGTCAGGCGTATTGTTCACAAGTGATGATAAGACCATTTACCATGCAGGAGATACAGCCCTTTTTTCTGATATGAAAATGATAGGTGAATTACATCCTATTGATTTGGCGTTTTTACCAATAGGTGATAATTTAACAATGGGTCCCGAAGATGCAAAGATTGCAGCTAACTGGTTACATGCAAAGCGTGTGGTTCCAATTCATTATGATACATTTGACTTTATTAAACAGGATCCAAATCATTTCGTTTCAATGTTACCTGAAGGTGTAGGTCTAGCTCTAAAAGCTGGAGAGAAGATTACACTGTAA
- a CDS encoding CBS domain-containing protein: protein MATKHEQILQYINSLPVGEKISVRQIAKDINVSEGTAYRAIKEAENKGYVSTIERVGTIRIETKKKENFEKLTYAEVVNIVDGQVLGGRAGLHKTLNKFVIGAMKLEAMMRYTGAGNLLIVGNRTNAHQYALEAGAAVLITGGFDTEDHVKKLADELELPIISTSYDTFTVGTMINRAIYDQLIKKEIVQVEDILTPVDKTICLNVQDTVSIWYQHNYETGHGRFPVIDQNRKVHGIVTSKDIMGYDHSVLIEKVMTKNPITVLGKTSVASAAQMMVWEGIEVLPVVDNQNRLQGMISRQDVLKALQVIQRQPQIGEKLDDIVTNQFLPIEDESKRSNVFRCEVSPQMTNHLGTISYGVFTTLVTESVNRYLRAQKKGDIIVENITIYFIKPVQMESMLEIHPKILEVGRKFGKIDIEAYSDGLVVGKAMMMVQLIER, encoded by the coding sequence TTGGCTACAAAGCATGAGCAAATTTTACAATATATTAATTCTCTACCGGTTGGAGAAAAGATTTCCGTACGTCAAATAGCAAAAGATATAAATGTAAGTGAGGGAACAGCTTATCGAGCAATAAAAGAGGCTGAAAATAAAGGATATGTGAGCACCATTGAACGTGTAGGTACTATTCGCATTGAAACAAAGAAAAAAGAAAATTTTGAGAAATTAACGTATGCTGAAGTGGTGAACATTGTAGATGGACAAGTGTTAGGTGGACGAGCTGGTCTACATAAAACATTAAATAAATTTGTTATTGGGGCAATGAAATTAGAAGCGATGATGCGATATACGGGCGCAGGAAACTTGTTGATCGTCGGGAATCGAACGAACGCTCATCAATATGCTCTAGAAGCTGGAGCAGCCGTTCTTATAACAGGTGGCTTTGACACAGAAGATCATGTGAAAAAACTTGCGGATGAACTAGAACTTCCAATTATCTCAACGAGCTATGATACGTTTACAGTCGGAACAATGATTAATCGTGCGATTTATGATCAGTTGATTAAGAAAGAGATTGTACAAGTTGAAGATATTCTCACACCAGTGGACAAAACGATCTGTCTCAATGTACAAGATACGGTATCAATTTGGTATCAGCATAATTATGAAACAGGTCATGGTCGTTTTCCTGTCATAGATCAAAATAGGAAGGTACATGGAATTGTAACGTCAAAGGATATAATGGGCTATGACCATTCGGTGTTGATTGAAAAAGTCATGACTAAAAACCCGATTACGGTGCTCGGAAAAACATCAGTCGCTTCAGCAGCTCAAATGATGGTATGGGAAGGGATTGAGGTTTTACCAGTTGTCGATAATCAAAACCGTCTACAAGGAATGATTAGTCGTCAAGATGTACTAAAAGCCCTTCAGGTGATCCAAAGGCAACCACAGATTGGGGAGAAGCTGGATGATATCGTAACGAATCAATTTTTGCCTATAGAGGATGAATCTAAAAGAAGCAACGTATTTCGCTGTGAGGTTAGCCCGCAAATGACCAATCATTTGGGAACCATTTCTTATGGAGTATTTACTACTCTTGTAACCGAATCAGTTAATCGCTACTTACGTGCACAGAAAAAAGGGGATATCATCGTAGAAAACATAACAATTTACTTTATAAAGCCCGTTCAAATGGAGTCAATGCTTGAAATTCATCCGAAAATACTCGAGGTTGGTCGGAAGTTTGGAAAGATTGATATAGAGGCTTATAGTGATGGACTTGTAGTAGGTAAGGCAATGATGATGGTTCAATTAATAGAAAGATAA
- a CDS encoding YtpI family protein translates to MSVFVALIIFSLAFYLFYRVKAYRSNKYVEKKWLSSKASIALGLFVTFFGVNQFFLNRSTISLVIGSIFILIGVASAWAGYRAYKHYLPQAVEEAKQQNAK, encoded by the coding sequence ATGTCTGTTTTCGTAGCCTTAATTATCTTTTCTCTTGCTTTCTACCTTTTCTACAGAGTAAAAGCTTATAGATCAAATAAATATGTTGAAAAAAAATGGCTATCCTCCAAGGCTAGTATAGCCTTAGGGTTGTTTGTTACTTTTTTTGGAGTAAACCAATTTTTTCTTAATCGATCTACCATTTCTCTAGTAATAGGCTCGATATTTATTTTAATAGGTGTTGCTAGTGCATGGGCTGGCTATCGAGCTTACAAGCATTATTTACCACAAGCAGTTGAGGAAGCGAAGCAGCAGAATGCGAAATAG
- a CDS encoding DHH family phosphoesterase: MKQQILEAIRQNETIIIHRHVRPDPDAYGSQCGLAELLKASFPTKKIYVVGETEPSLEFLYKMDSVQDHLYKEALVIVCDTANQARVSDQRYSTGKTVIKIDHHPNDDQYGDLMWVDTSASATSEMIYELYLEGKEDGLHLSKEAAELLYAGIVGDTGRFLFPSTTERTFRYASALISLGIKPTPLYDELYKTKRNVAKLSGYVLQNFTMSPSGAAHMMMTRDLLEEFEVTPSEASQLVSIIGNIDGIKAWVFFVEEDSQIRVRLRSKEIVINKLAKKYNGGGHPLASGASVYSWEEAQSVLKDLETLCQEA; this comes from the coding sequence ATGAAACAACAAATATTAGAAGCTATTCGTCAGAATGAAACAATTATCATTCATCGTCATGTTCGGCCTGATCCAGATGCATACGGTTCTCAATGCGGGTTAGCGGAGCTATTAAAAGCATCATTCCCAACTAAGAAAATTTATGTAGTTGGTGAAACAGAGCCTTCATTAGAATTCTTATACAAAATGGACAGCGTCCAAGATCATTTGTATAAAGAAGCTCTTGTTATTGTATGTGATACGGCTAATCAAGCAAGGGTAAGCGATCAGAGATACAGTACTGGAAAAACAGTGATAAAAATTGATCATCACCCTAATGATGATCAATATGGAGACCTAATGTGGGTTGATACATCTGCGAGTGCTACGAGTGAAATGATTTATGAACTATACTTAGAGGGGAAAGAAGATGGGCTTCATTTATCAAAAGAAGCCGCAGAGCTTTTATATGCAGGAATTGTTGGGGATACTGGGCGTTTTCTGTTTCCTAGTACAACAGAAAGAACATTCCGATATGCAAGTGCTCTTATATCATTAGGCATCAAGCCGACTCCTTTATATGACGAGCTCTACAAAACAAAGAGAAATGTCGCTAAGCTAAGTGGGTATGTCCTGCAAAATTTCACAATGTCTCCATCAGGAGCAGCTCATATGATGATGACGAGGGATTTGTTAGAAGAATTTGAAGTTACTCCTTCAGAAGCCTCACAATTAGTCAGCATTATCGGCAATATTGACGGAATTAAGGCATGGGTGTTTTTTGTAGAAGAAGATAGTCAAATTCGTGTAAGATTACGTTCAAAAGAAATCGTGATAAATAAGTTAGCAAAGAAATATAACGGTGGCGGACACCCATTAGCTTCAGGTGCCTCCGTATATAGTTGGGAAGAAGCACAATCTGTTTTAAAAGATTTAGAGACTTTATGTCAGGAAGCGTGA
- the ytrI gene encoding sporulation membrane protein YtrI, with the protein MRIPPHYRQPTWQRFFAGVAIGAIISWGVFLFIFGTIQEQHSTTIEEQKQVIEELNKNKEIYEQEYSKLNKEAKEKLTVQELTVDITNGDKYHIKDFKVKNIEDDIKQDLADIVLTKDIEYITNNRLLIERLIENKIIKQEDGKEYTFKMTKFILYTTLIIEVEILFVK; encoded by the coding sequence ATGAGAATTCCTCCCCATTATCGACAACCCACTTGGCAACGTTTCTTTGCTGGTGTCGCCATTGGAGCAATCATTAGTTGGGGTGTTTTTTTATTCATCTTTGGAACCATACAAGAACAGCACAGCACCACAATTGAGGAGCAGAAACAAGTGATCGAAGAACTAAATAAAAACAAAGAAATATACGAACAAGAATATTCTAAGCTTAATAAAGAGGCGAAAGAAAAACTAACTGTTCAGGAACTAACTGTTGATATTACAAATGGTGATAAGTATCACATAAAGGACTTCAAGGTTAAGAATATCGAAGATGACATTAAACAAGATTTAGCAGATATTGTTTTAACAAAAGATATTGAGTATATAACAAATAATCGATTGCTTATTGAAAGACTCATTGAAAATAAAATCATTAAACAAGAGGACGGAAAAGAGTACACATTTAAAATGACAAAATTCATCCTATATACGACGCTTATTATTGAAGTGGAGATTTTGTTTGTAAAATAA
- a CDS encoding YtrH family sporulation protein: protein MDKEAFMPAFIHSYFIALGVLLGGTLIGAIGAFLAGEPPLTKMFEFANRLKIWALVAAIGGTFDAFYSFERGIFEGETRDIVKQVLLIVSAMGGAQTGWHLIAWLTQEHLQ from the coding sequence ATGGACAAAGAAGCCTTTATGCCGGCATTTATTCATAGTTATTTTATTGCGCTTGGAGTGCTATTAGGTGGAACACTTATTGGAGCTATAGGTGCATTTTTAGCAGGAGAACCCCCCTTAACAAAAATGTTTGAATTTGCGAATCGCTTAAAAATCTGGGCACTTGTTGCAGCAATTGGAGGAACATTTGATGCCTTTTACAGCTTTGAACGTGGGATCTTTGAAGGTGAGACTCGAGATATCGTCAAACAAGTGCTACTAATCGTATCTGCAATGGGTGGCGCTCAAACAGGTTGGCACCTTATCGCCTGGTTAACACAGGAGCATTTACAATGA
- the dnaE gene encoding DNA polymerase III subunit alpha, producing MPFVHLQVKSAYSLLSSSVRLDALVQKAKQLQYKSLALTDDSVMYGVIPFYKLCMKEGIKPIIGLTIQVVREDDEKYTLVLLAENNEGYRNLVKISSAIQTKTPDGLPERWLKSYAKGLIALFPSTDKVNQLLIMDKEREELLSLFSTIQKTFHKDCFFLGIGKQRDKDHGLLERVLSFTKEELRIPLVALTNVLFLERDDYIAQQCLVAIKNNEKLSDTPQDENEEYFLRSHEEMVALFEDELDALENTLKIAGRCSVTIELGATHLPKFPTPSNESADEYLHTLCYEGLTKRMGEISKQYEDRLTYELNIIRRMKFSDYFLIVWDFMKYAHENGIVTGPGRGSAAGSLVSYALNITDVDPIEHRLLFERFLNPERITMPDIDIDFPDTRRDEVIQYVANKYGELHVAQIVTFGTLAAKAAIRDVGRVMGASPKETDILSKLIPARPGISLLDTIKESDQLTKLINEDPLTNKIIQTALKIEGLPRHTSTHAAGVVLSDRPLTDIVPIQDGQHNVYLTQFSMDYLEDLGLLKMDFLGLRNLSLIENIKKLILQVEGNSAPVANMSYQDQSTFSLLAAGDTTGVFQLESEGMRSVLKRLQPSSLEDIVAVNALYRPGPMENIPLFIDRKHHRVKITYLHQALEPILKNTYGVIVYQEQIMEIASQIAGFSLGEADLLRRAVGKKKKEVLDAERTHFVEGCKGNGFSEEIANEVYDLIVKFANYGFNRSHAVAYSMIAYQLAYLKANYPLYFYTALLTSAIGNDEKIAQYIREVKQKGFDLLPPSINNSAFPFLVEKGAIRFSLAAVKSVGVAAIKEIFKARRQKSFGDLFDFCIRVNLKIVNRRTMEQLVLSGAMDEFEIDRASLLASLDVAIEHAELMKPSDENQFDLFIEEEFMLKPKYIEVEPFKIDEKLKSEKEALGFYFSSHPVEIYRHVLNHAGATLILDLPTHGGRASVGAMVISVRVIRTKKGENMAFLLLGDESGELDAVLFPQTFSKYHHLLNNQSLLFLKGKIEVRQDKQQLIIQEIVAVDKLPEPKKVGKLFLKINKESMEQQKLQEVKELLSNDPGQIPVYLYYDVDKKTVQLPKDYFVSANEQCIRELGHLLGNENVVYRP from the coding sequence TTGCCGTTTGTTCATTTGCAAGTGAAAAGTGCTTATAGTCTGCTATCGAGTTCAGTTCGACTAGATGCGCTTGTACAAAAAGCGAAACAATTACAATATAAATCATTGGCCCTCACAGATGATAGCGTCATGTACGGAGTGATTCCTTTTTACAAGCTATGTATGAAGGAAGGGATAAAACCGATTATTGGGCTTACAATTCAAGTGGTTAGGGAGGATGATGAGAAATATACTCTAGTATTACTGGCCGAGAACAATGAGGGCTATCGAAATTTAGTGAAAATTAGTAGTGCTATACAAACGAAAACGCCGGATGGTCTACCTGAAAGGTGGCTTAAAAGCTATGCAAAAGGATTGATTGCTTTGTTTCCATCAACGGATAAAGTGAATCAACTTCTTATCATGGATAAGGAAAGAGAAGAATTGCTTTCTCTTTTTTCAACTATACAAAAAACCTTTCATAAAGACTGCTTCTTTTTAGGGATTGGAAAACAGAGAGACAAAGACCACGGATTATTAGAACGGGTGTTATCATTTACTAAAGAAGAACTAAGGATCCCATTAGTAGCCCTCACAAATGTTTTATTCCTTGAAAGAGACGACTATATCGCACAGCAATGTTTAGTAGCCATAAAAAATAATGAAAAGTTGTCAGACACCCCTCAGGATGAAAATGAAGAATATTTCTTAAGGTCTCATGAAGAGATGGTTGCCCTTTTTGAAGACGAACTTGATGCATTGGAAAATACATTAAAAATTGCAGGTCGTTGTTCTGTCACAATTGAATTAGGAGCTACCCATCTTCCTAAGTTTCCTACCCCATCTAATGAATCAGCGGACGAATATTTACATACGCTTTGTTATGAAGGGTTAACAAAACGAATGGGTGAAATATCTAAGCAATATGAAGATAGACTTACCTATGAACTGAATATTATTAGACGGATGAAGTTTAGTGATTATTTTCTTATTGTTTGGGACTTTATGAAATATGCACATGAAAATGGTATTGTTACGGGTCCTGGTCGTGGTTCAGCCGCAGGTTCACTTGTATCCTATGCTCTGAATATTACCGACGTTGATCCAATAGAGCATCGATTACTATTTGAACGGTTTTTAAATCCTGAACGAATCACTATGCCTGATATTGATATTGATTTTCCTGATACGAGAAGAGATGAAGTCATTCAATATGTAGCAAACAAATATGGGGAGCTACATGTAGCACAAATCGTAACATTTGGTACATTAGCTGCTAAAGCTGCTATTCGTGATGTTGGGAGGGTCATGGGGGCGTCCCCAAAGGAGACAGACATCCTGTCCAAGCTCATCCCGGCTCGCCCAGGAATTTCATTATTAGATACCATTAAAGAATCTGATCAGCTTACCAAATTGATTAATGAAGATCCTTTAACAAATAAAATCATTCAAACAGCCTTGAAAATTGAAGGTTTACCAAGGCATACATCCACACATGCAGCTGGTGTTGTTCTTAGTGACCGGCCATTAACAGATATCGTACCTATCCAAGACGGCCAGCACAATGTGTATTTAACCCAATTTTCTATGGATTATTTAGAAGATTTAGGGTTATTGAAAATGGATTTCCTCGGTTTGAGAAACTTATCACTTATTGAGAATATAAAAAAATTAATTCTACAAGTAGAAGGAAATTCCGCTCCCGTAGCGAACATGTCTTATCAAGATCAATCCACTTTTTCCCTTTTAGCTGCGGGCGATACAACGGGTGTCTTTCAGCTCGAATCAGAGGGGATGAGAAGTGTATTAAAGAGATTACAACCATCAAGTTTGGAAGATATTGTTGCAGTTAATGCATTGTATCGTCCAGGTCCCATGGAAAACATCCCACTCTTTATTGATAGAAAACATCACCGTGTAAAGATTACCTATCTTCACCAAGCTCTAGAACCAATCTTGAAAAACACTTACGGTGTTATTGTATATCAGGAGCAAATTATGGAAATAGCTTCTCAAATCGCAGGCTTTTCGTTAGGTGAAGCAGATCTTTTACGACGTGCAGTTGGAAAGAAAAAGAAAGAAGTACTAGATGCTGAGCGTACTCACTTTGTTGAGGGATGCAAAGGGAATGGGTTTAGTGAAGAAATAGCCAATGAAGTGTACGATTTAATTGTTAAATTTGCAAATTATGGGTTTAATCGGAGTCATGCCGTTGCATATAGCATGATTGCTTATCAGTTGGCCTACTTAAAGGCAAATTATCCCCTATATTTTTATACAGCCTTATTAACTAGTGCAATCGGGAATGATGAGAAAATTGCGCAATATATTAGGGAAGTAAAGCAGAAAGGGTTTGACCTATTACCTCCTTCAATCAACAACAGTGCTTTTCCATTTCTCGTTGAAAAAGGAGCAATCAGGTTCAGTTTAGCTGCAGTAAAGAGTGTTGGAGTGGCTGCTATAAAAGAGATTTTCAAAGCTAGAAGGCAAAAATCATTTGGAGATCTATTTGATTTTTGTATTCGTGTTAATTTGAAAATTGTTAACAGAAGAACGATGGAGCAACTAGTTTTATCTGGAGCAATGGACGAATTTGAGATAGATAGAGCTTCTCTTTTAGCAAGTTTGGATGTAGCGATTGAACATGCAGAACTCATGAAACCATCAGATGAAAATCAGTTTGATCTATTTATTGAAGAAGAGTTTATGCTAAAGCCGAAATATATTGAGGTAGAACCATTTAAAATTGATGAAAAGCTGAAAAGTGAGAAAGAAGCTCTAGGCTTTTATTTTTCAAGTCATCCTGTTGAAATATATCGTCATGTTTTGAACCATGCAGGTGCTACTCTTATTCTTGACTTACCTACTCATGGTGGGAGAGCATCTGTTGGGGCGATGGTGATCAGTGTTCGAGTTATTCGAACAAAAAAAGGTGAAAATATGGCCTTTTTATTACTTGGTGATGAGTCAGGAGAACTTGATGCTGTCTTATTCCCGCAAACATTTTCAAAATATCATCATCTTTTAAATAACCAGTCTTTATTATTTTTAAAAGGAAAGATTGAAGTACGACAAGATAAGCAACAGTTAATTATCCAGGAGATTGTAGCTGTGGACAAATTACCTGAACCTAAAAAGGTAGGGAAATTATTCTTGAAAATTAATAAAGAAAGTATGGAGCAGCAAAAATTACAAGAGGTTAAAGAACTATTGTCAAATGATCCGGGTCAGATACCTGTCTATTTATATTACGATGTTGATAAGAAAACCGTTCAGCTCCCAAAAGATTATTTTGTTTCTGCTAATGAACAGTGTATACGTGAACTAGGACATTTATTAGGAAATGAAAATGTAGTGTACAGACCATGA